The stretch of DNA GGCCACGCCCGCAAGCAACGTATTGACGCCCCAGATCGCGAGCAGGGCGAGCAGGACGCCGGCGGCGAAGCCCAGCCCGGCGATTAGGACCGACTCGAGCAGGAAGGCCATGAGGATCGAGCCGCGCCCGAACCCGAGCGCCCGCAGCGTGCCGATCTCCGCCGTGCGTGCCGCCACCGCGGCATACATCGTGTTGGCGGCGCCGAACGTGGCGCCGACGGCCATCACGCTCGCGAGCGAGAGCACCAGGACGTAGAGGGCCTGCGCCGTTTCGGCCTGCTCGCGGTAGTAGTCCTGCTCGGGCTTCGCCTCGAGCGTGAAGCGGCCGTCGGCCTCGATGCGGCGCTGGAGCGCCTGGCGATCGGCGCCGGGCGCGACGGTGATGCGCATGCCCGAGTAGCCCTCCCGTCGCGTGTCGCCCTGGATGTCGCGGACGTCGGCCCAGATCTCGCTGTCGAAGGCGGTGCCGTTCGCGTCGTTGATGCCGACGACCGTCCAGCGGCGGCGTCCGAACTCGATCGTGCTCCCGAGCGTGGCCCCCTCGTAGCGCAGCGCGACCCCGCGCCCGATCACGACCTCGCCGAGCTGCGGGTCGAAGATGCGGCCCTGTGCGAGCCGTACGTCGCGGTGCACGGCCCAGGCGATCGGCTCGACGCCGCGGACGAGCACGTTCTCGCGCAGCCCCTCCCGGGTGCGCAGGAACGGCTGGTTGACGAGCTCGGGCGACGCCAGCGGCGTGCCGTCGGCGGTGAGCCCGATGCCGGGCATCACGCGCACGTTCTCGGCCGCGTCGCGCGTGATGAAACTCGAGCCGTCGCTCGTCGAGCCCTTGCGCATGACGATCAGGTTGTCGGGCTCGCCGGTGGCGACGAGCATGCGCGTGAGGCCGCCGACGAGGGCGGCGAGCAGCATCGTCACCGCGACCACGAGGGCGATGCCGCCGGCGGTGAAGGCCACCGTCCAGCGCCGCACCGCGAGGTTGCGGGTGGTGTACGCGAGCGGGATCGCCATCGCTCAGGCCAGGCGGCGCAACGCCTCGACGACGTTCAGCCGTGCGCCCGTCCACGCCGGCACGGCGCCGGCGACGAGTCCCACCACGGTGGCGATGGCGAGCCCCTGGAGCAGGATCGCCGGCGACATCGTGAAGTTGCCGAGCGGCCCCAGGAACGCGGCGTTGCCCGTCTTGCCCGCCGCCGCGAGCGCGCTGAAGAGCCACCATGCCCCGAGCGTGCCGGCCATGCCGCCGACGAAGCCGAGCAACGTCGACTCGGCGAGCAGCGCGAAGAGGATCGGCCGTCGCCCGAAGCCGAGGCTCTTCAGCATCGCGATCTCGGGGATGCGCTCGCGCACGCCCATCGACGCCGTGTTCGCCGCGATCAGCACCACCGCCGCGACCACGAGGAAGCCGACGATGAGGATCACGCGCACGAAGCTCTGGAACGAGGCCATGAAGTTCGACACGAACGACTTCTCGGTCTCCGACGCCGTCACCGCCTCGGCGTTGCGGAACATGCCGTCGATGCTGCGGATGATGCCCTCGACGTGCTCCGGCCCCTCGGCCCGCAGCCAGATCATGCTGACGGCCGGCAGCCCGCCCATCTCGAAGCCGGGACGTGGGCCGAGCGACTCCTCGAGGTACTTGTGCTGGAACCACATGACGTTGGCGTTGCCGGTGATCGAATGGATCACCCCGACGATGCGGAACGAGAGGTCGACGCCCCAGGCCGAGTGCACGAGGGTGACGTTCTGCCCGACGCGCCAGCCGAACTTGCGCATGGTGCCCTCGCCGACGAGCGCGCCGTTACGCGTCTTGCGGAAGGCCGCGAGCTCCTCGGGTGGAATCTGGTAGTCGGGCCACACCTCGCCCACGGTCTCGGGATCGACCGCGAACTGCGGGAACATGTTCTTCGGCTCGTCGTAGACGCCGCCGAACCAGGTATAGTGGTTGACCGCGGCCACGTGCGGCACCTGGCGCACCTTGGCGAGGTAGGAGTAGGGCAGGAGGTAGGTGAGCCCGGCCTCGTGGTGCGTCGAGATGCGCACGTTCGACACCGCCTTCTCGAGGATGGTGTCGAGCGCCGCCGGCAGCGACAGCACCGCGCAGACGAGGAAGATCGACAGCGCGATCGACAGCATCGTCAGCACCGTGCGCAGCGGGTGGCGGAAGAGGTTGCGCCAGACGAGCCCGGGCCAGGTCACGCCGCCGCCCCGTCGGGGGCGAGCACGCCCTTGTCGAGACGGATCACCTCGTCGACGAACGCCTCGGCGCGATGGTCGTGCGTCACCATCACGATCGTCTTGTGGAAGGCGCGGTTCAGCTCGCGCAGCAGCGTCAGGATGGCGACGGCGCTCTTCGCGTCGAGGTCGCCGGTGGGCTCGTCGGCGACGAGCAGGTCGGGGTCGGTGACGATCGCGCGCGCGATCGCGACGCGCTGCTGCTCGCCCCCCGAGAGCTGCTGCGGCCGGTGATCCGCCCGATGCGGGACGCCGACGGCGGCGAGCGCGATCTCGGCACGCCGGCGCCGCTCGGCGCGCTTCAGGTCCGTCAGCAGCAGCGGCAGCTCGACGTTCTCGACCGCCGTCAGCACGGGCAGCAGATTGAAGAACTGGAACACGAGCCCGACGTGGCGTGCGCGCCAGGCGGCGAGCGCGTCGTCGTCGAGCTGCGAGAGCGCCTTGCCGGCGACGGTGACCTCGCCGCCGTCCGGGCGATCGAGCCCCGCGAGCAGGTTGAGGAGCGTCGACTTGCCGGAGCCCGACGGACCCATGAGCGCCACGAAGCGTCCCGCCGGGATGTGCAGAGTGACGTGATCGAGCGCATGGACCACGTCCACGCCGCGCCGATAGGAGCGGGATATGTCGTCGACCTCGATCATGCGTCGTGGGGCGCCGGGGCGGCTGCGACAGCTTCTGCGGGACGGGTCCCGTCGGTTCAAGTCCCGGCGCGTCTCCACCGATACCGGAAGATGGAGGACTCCACACATGCCCATCGCGATCGGAGCCGCAGATCCCGCCCTCCAGCCCGCCGCCGCCGCCGCTCGTGCCAGCGAGGTCGGCGTCGCCGCCACGAAGAAGGCCCTCGACCAGCAGGAGCTCGAAGGGCGCGCCGCCGTGAAGCACGTCGCCGCGAGCGCCCCGCAGACCGAGACCCACGATCCGCCGTCCGACACGCGCGGGCGGCACGTCGACCGCCAAGCCTGAGCGTTTTCGTCTTGAGCGGCGCCGCCCGGGCTGCTTCTATGCGCCCGTGGCGGACGCCGAGCCCCTGCCGTCGAGCACGCTGATCCTCCTGCGCGCCGAGCCGGTTGCCGCCGACCCGTTCGCGGTGCTGATGCTCGAGCGTCACGGCAGCGTGACCTTCCCCGGCGTGCACGCCTTCCCGGGCGGCGTCGTCGATCCCGGCGACCACGTCGTGCCTGGCGCGCGGCTGCCGCCCGATCAGGCGTGGGCGCCGGCGGGCGAGGGCGACGGCCCCGACGACGCGCTGCCCTACTGGGTCGCCGCGGTGCGCGAGCTGTTCGAGGAGGTCGGCATCCTGCTCTCGACGCGCGCCGGCGCGCCGGTCGCGTCGTGCGACCTGCCCGACCTCGCGGACCTGCGCGCACGGCTCCACGCCGGCGCGCCGTTCGCCGAGCTGCTCGCCGAGCACGATCTCACGCCCGCGACCGACGCCCTCTACTACCTCGCGCGCTGGATCACGCCGAAGCAGAACCCGCGCCGCTTCGACACGCGCTTTCTCGTCGCGCGCCTGCCCGACGTGCAGGAGGCGTGCGCCGACGGCACCGAGACGGTGAGCTGCCGCTGGTTCGGCCCACGCGAAGCGCTCGCCGCCTACGAGTCGGGCGCCATCACGCTGATCCCGCCGACGGTACGGACACTCGACGACCTCGCGCGCTTCCCGTCGATCGACGCCGTGCTCGCCGACGCGCGCCGGCGCGTGGTGCGCGCGGTGCGGCCGCAGGTGGTGACCGTCGGCGGCCAGCCGGCGCTCCAGTACCCGGACGAGGCCGGCCATGCGGAGCTGCCGCCGCGCCGGCTCGTGCTGCGCGACGGCCGCTGGCGTCCGGCCGACTAGCCCGGCGGCGGGTCTGCGCGGTGGCGCGGCGTCGTCGTGCCTTCGAGCGTGCGCTCCCACCAGCGTCCCGTCGCGGCGCGCGTCGCGCGATCGGTGAAGCGGTAGCGATACACCGCGACGCGCAGCTGCGCCGGCGCGCGACCGTCGAATGGATCGTGCGCCCACAGCGACGCCACCGCGGCGGGATCGGCGAGCATGCGGCCGAGCAGCGTATCGAACCACGGCGCCCCGCGACGGGCACCGAGCAGCAGGAACCAGGCCTGGAAGTCGGCGCGCGGCTGGTGCGGCTGGACGAACGCCGGCGCGCGCGCCGGGTCGCCCGGCTTCCAGCGCCACTCGTACTCGCGCCAGGTGACGCCGTCGTCGGAGCCTTCGAGCACGACCTCGTCGCGCACGTAGGTCATCGACGCGAACAGGTGGTAGGCGTTCAGCGAGCGCAGCGGGGCGACCAGCCGATAGACGGGCACCAGCGGCGCCGCCCATGCGGGCAGTGGTCCGACGAAGCGCGAGAACGGCAGCAGCGAGAGCGGTACGACGACGAGCGCGAGGGTCGCGTATGCCGCGGTCGCGAGCGGCTGCGGCGCGCGCGGCGCCGCCGGCACGAACGGTCGCCCGGCG from bacterium encodes:
- a CDS encoding ABC transporter permease, which encodes MAIPLAYTTRNLAVRRWTVAFTAGGIALVVAVTMLLAALVGGLTRMLVATGEPDNLIVMRKGSTSDGSSFITRDAAENVRVMPGIGLTADGTPLASPELVNQPFLRTREGLRENVLVRGVEPIAWAVHRDVRLAQGRIFDPQLGEVVIGRGVALRYEGATLGSTIEFGRRRWTVVGINDANGTAFDSEIWADVRDIQGDTRREGYSGMRITVAPGADRQALQRRIEADGRFTLEAKPEQDYYREQAETAQALYVLVLSLASVMAVGATFGAANTMYAAVAARTAEIGTLRALGFGRGSILMAFLLESVLIAGLGFAAGVLLALLAIWGVNTLLAGVAFSMMTFSVATVLLEPSMGGVLTALGFAVLIGFLGGLAPAWRASRLQVIEALRHA
- a CDS encoding ABC transporter permease, whose protein sequence is MTWPGLVWRNLFRHPLRTVLTMLSIALSIFLVCAVLSLPAALDTILEKAVSNVRISTHHEAGLTYLLPYSYLAKVRQVPHVAAVNHYTWFGGVYDEPKNMFPQFAVDPETVGEVWPDYQIPPEELAAFRKTRNGALVGEGTMRKFGWRVGQNVTLVHSAWGVDLSFRIVGVIHSITGNANVMWFQHKYLEESLGPRPGFEMGGLPAVSMIWLRAEGPEHVEGIIRSIDGMFRNAEAVTASETEKSFVSNFMASFQSFVRVILIVGFLVVAAVVLIAANTASMGVRERIPEIAMLKSLGFGRRPILFALLAESTLLGFVGGMAGTLGAWWLFSALAAAGKTGNAAFLGPLGNFTMSPAILLQGLAIATVVGLVAGAVPAWTGARLNVVEALRRLA
- a CDS encoding ABC transporter ATP-binding protein translates to MIEVDDISRSYRRGVDVVHALDHVTLHIPAGRFVALMGPSGSGKSTLLNLLAGLDRPDGGEVTVAGKALSQLDDDALAAWRARHVGLVFQFFNLLPVLTAVENVELPLLLTDLKRAERRRRAEIALAAVGVPHRADHRPQQLSGGEQQRVAIARAIVTDPDLLVADEPTGDLDAKSAVAILTLLRELNRAFHKTIVMVTHDHRAEAFVDEVIRLDKGVLAPDGAAA
- a CDS encoding NUDIX hydrolase, whose product is MADAEPLPSSTLILLRAEPVAADPFAVLMLERHGSVTFPGVHAFPGGVVDPGDHVVPGARLPPDQAWAPAGEGDGPDDALPYWVAAVRELFEEVGILLSTRAGAPVASCDLPDLADLRARLHAGAPFAELLAEHDLTPATDALYYLARWITPKQNPRRFDTRFLVARLPDVQEACADGTETVSCRWFGPREALAAYESGAITLIPPTVRTLDDLARFPSIDAVLADARRRVVRAVRPQVVTVGGQPALQYPDEAGHAELPPRRLVLRDGRWRPAD